The genomic window TGAGGTGATGACTACAGGCTCCCGGTCACAATAGACAGTAACAAACTCTGCTTCTTTGTATTCAAGAGATGTTCTGGACGCATGCAGGGAAACTCGGGCTAGGgaatgaagataattttaaatgcaACAACTCAGAGTCACAGATCCACAGTCTGGGAAAGTAAAACTTACGAGCTTTGAGGGTTTAATTGTAATGCTGTTTTGCCACAGGTCTTTTACAAATTGGAATTCTAATCATTCAGGGATTACCAATATTGTGCTACCTACTGtattaataaacaaaaaggaaactggTCTCTATGAGAATCTCTATGTGGTGCCTTCAGACAAAACTTCACCAGGTTTAGAGagaaaacccctgtctctacaccTCCATTCCCAGGGCGAGCTCACTCTCTGGCATCAAGTTCCCCGTGGTGAGTTTCCCTGTACAAAGGTCCAAGGGGAGAGgtaggagagggaggcagggagtccAGTTCAGGGTCGGGGATTCCAGGACGagtagggaaggggaagaggctgggtgcagccTGGGGGTCTCTCCCTGGTTTCCACAGACAGATACTTGTCCAGGACTTGGGCAGACAGGGTGACAAAGAGGCTTGGTGTCGGAGAGGGATCAGGATGAAGTCCCAGGTCCTGGGCGTGGCTCTCAGGGCCTCGGGTCTTATCTGCATTGGGGAGGCACTGGGTTGGGGATTCCCCACTCCCCTAGTTTCACTTCTCCCAACAGTGTCGGGTCCTTCTTCCAGGATACTCGTGACGCTCCCAGTTCCCACTCTCATTGGGTGTCGGATGTCTAGAGAAGCCAATCAGCGTCGCCGCGGTCTCAGTTCTACAGTCCCCACGCTCCCACCCGGACTCAGAGTCTCCTCAGACGCCGAGATGCGGTCATGGCGCCCCGAACCGTCCTCCTGCTGCTCTCGGGGGCCCTGGCCCTGACCGAGACCTGGGCCGGTGAGTGCGGGGTCGGGAGGGAAACGGCCTCTGCGGGGAGGAGCGAGGGGACCGCAGGCGGGGGCGCAGGACCCGGGGAGCCGCGCGGGGAGGAGGGTCGGGCGGGTCTCAGCCTCTCCTCGCCCCCAGGCTCGCACTCCTTGAGGTATTTCAGCACCGCCGTGTCCCGGCCCGGCCGCGGGGAGCCCCGCTTCATCTCCGTGGGCTACGTGGACGACACGCAGTTCCTGCGGTTCGACAGCGACGCCGCGAGTCCGAGGATGGAGCCGCGGGCGCCGTGGGCGGAGCAGGAGGGGCCGGAGTATTGGGAAGAGCAGACAGGGCTCGCCAAGGACATCACACAATCTTTCCGAGTGGGCCTGGGGAACCTGCGCGGCTACTACAACCAGAGCGAGGCGGGTGAGTGGTCCCGGCCTGGGGCGCAGGTCACgacccctccccatcccccacggATGGCCCGGGTCTCCCCGAGTCTCCGGGTTCGAGATCCGCCCCGAGGCCGCGGGACCCGCCCAGACCCTCGACCGGGGAGAGCCCCAGGCGCCTTTACCCGGCTTCATTTTCAGTTGAGGCCAAAGTCCTCGCGGGTTGgtcggggcggggcggggctcgGTGGGCGGGGCTGACCGCGGAGGCGGGGCCAGGGTCTCACACCCTCCAGTGGATGTTTGGCTGCGACCTGGGGCCCGACGGGCGCCTCCTCCGCGGGTATCACCAGTTCGCCTACGACGGCAAGGATTACATCGCCCTGAACGGAGACCTGCGTTCCTGGACCGCGGCAGACACGGCGGCTCAGATAACCCAGCGCAAGTGGGAGGCGGCCCGCGAGGCAGAGCAGATGAGAGCCTACCTGGAGGGGACGTGCCTGGAGTGGCTCCGCAGACACCTGGAGAACGGGAAGGAGACGCTGCAGCGCGCGGGTACCAGGGGCAATGGGGCGCCTTCCCCATCACCTCTAGATCTCCCGGGATGGCCTCCCatgaggaggagaggaaaatggGATCAGCGCTATAATGTCGCCCTCCCTTgaatggagaatggcatgagTTTTCCTGATTTCCTCTGAGGGCCCCTCTGCTCTCTAGGACAATTAAGGGATGACGTCTCTGAGGACATGGTGGGGAAGACAGTCCCTAGAATACAGATCAGGGGTCCCCTTTGACTCCTGCAGCAACTTTGGGCACCGTGAATTTTTCTCTCAGGCCTTGTTCTCTGCCTCACACTCAATGTGTCTGAAGGTCTGATTCTAGCTTTTCTGAGTCCCTCGGCCTCCACTCAGGTCAGGACCAGAAGTCCCTGTTCCTCCCTCAGAGACTAGAACTCTCCAAGGAATAGGAGATTATCCCAGATGCCTGTGTCCAGGCTGGTGTCTGGCTTCCgtgctcccttccccaccccaggtgTCCTGTTCATTCTCAGGGTGGTCACATGGGTGCTGCTGGGGTGTCCCATGAGAGATGCAAAGCGCCTGAATTTTCTGACTCTTCCCATCAGACCCCCCAAAGACACACGTGACCCACCACCCCGTCTCTGACCATGAGGCCACCCTGaggtgctgggccctgggcttcTACCCTGCGGAGATCACACTGACCTGGCAGCGGGATGGGGAGGACCAAACTCAGGACACCGAGCTTGTGGAGACCAGGCCAGTAGGAGATGGAACCTTCCAGAAGTGGGCAGCTGTGGTGGTGCCTTCTGAAGAGCAGAGATACACGTGCCATGTGCAGCATAAGGGGCTGCCGGAGCCCCTCACCCTGAGATGGGGTAAGAAGTGGGATGAGGGGTCATGTCTCTTCTCAGGGGAAACAGGAGCCCTTCTGGAGCCCTTCAGCAGGGTCAGGGCCCTTcaccttcccctcctttcccagaGCCATCTTCCCAGTCCACCATCCCCATCGTGGGCATCGTTGCTGGCCTGGCTGTCCTAGCAGTTGTGGTCACTGGAGCTGTGGTCGCTGCTGtgatgtggaggaggaagagctcaGGTAGGGAAAGGGTGTGGGGTGGGGTCTGGGTTTTCTTGTCCCGCTGGGGGTTTCAAACCCCaggtagaagtgttccctgactCATTACTGGGAAGCAACATCCACACAGGGGCTAACCCAGCCTGGGGCCCTGTGTGCCAGCACTTACTCTTTTGTGCAGCACATGTGACAATGAAGGACAGATGTATCACCTTGATGGTTGTGCTGTTGGGGTCCTGATTCCAGCATTCACGAGTCAGGGGAAGGTCCCTGCTAAGGACAGACCTTAGGAGGGCAGTTGGTCCAGGACCCACACCTGCTTTCCTCCTGTTTGCTGATCCTGCCCTGGGTCTGTAGTCATAGTTCTGGAAATTTCTTTTGGGTCCAAGACTAGGAGGTTCCTCTAAGATCTCATGACCCTGCTTCCTCCCTGTCCCCTCACAGGACATTTTCTTGCTACAGGTGGAAGAGGAGGGAGCTACTCTCTCCTTACATGCAGGAGCTACACTTCTCCTGCGTGtaagtggtgggggtgggagtgtggAGAACCTCACCCATCCCGTAATTCCTCCTGTCCCACGTCTCCTGTGGGCTCTGACAAGGTCCTGTTTTTGTTCTACCCCAGCCAGCGACAGTGCCCAGGGCTCTGATGTGTCTCTCACGGCTTGAAAAGCTGAGATTCTTGGGGTCTAGAGTAGgctgggggggtgggggtggggcagaggggAAAGGCCTGCATAATGGAGATTCTTTGATTGGGACGTTTCAAGTGTGTGGTGGCTGTTCATAGTGTCATCACTTACCATGACTGACTTGAATTTGTTCATGAGTGTTGTTTTCTGTAGCCTGAGATAACTGTCTTGTGTGGGGCTGAGATGCAGGATTTCTTCACGCCTCTCCTTTTGTGACTTCAAGAGACTCTGGCATCTCTTTCTGCAAAGGCATCTGAATGTGTCTGTGTCCCTGTTAGCATAATGTGAGGAGGTGGAGAGACAGCCCACCCCGTGTCCACCGTGACCCCTGTTCCCACGCTGACCAGTGTTTCCTCCCCAGTCATCTTTCCTGTTCCAGAGAGGTGGGGCTGGATGTCTCCATCTCAGTCTCAACTTTATGTGCACTGAGCTGCAACTTCTTACTTCCCTACTGAAAATAAGAATctgaatataaatttgttttctcaaatatcTGCTATGAGAGGTTGATGGATTATTTAAATAAGTAAACCCTAGAATTTCAGAGAGCAAATAAAGACCTAAGAACCTTCCAGAATCTGCATGTTCGCTGTGTTGAGTCTGTTGCAGGTGGGGGTGGAGAAGGCTGTGAGTAGCCCAGTGTGGACTGGGCCTGTGCCTAGTTGCTGTTCAGTTCTTTGTGGGCTTTATGTGGTCAGTCCTCAGCTGGGTCCCCTTCACTGCTCCATCGTCCTTGTCCCATCAGTGGAAACTTGTCCAGTGGGAACTGTGACCACAGAGGCTCAGACATCGCCCAGGGTGGCTCCTGAACACGGGGGTCTCTGTGCATTCTGAGACAAATTTTCAGAGCCATTCACCTCCTGCCCTGCTTCTAGAGCTTCTGTTCTGCTCTGCTCCCctgccctctctccctgccctggTTCTTGTGATCTTGGTGCTGAATCCAATCCTAACTCATGAATCTATAAAGCAGAGTCTAATTTAGACTTACATTTGTCTGTGAAATTGGACCCATCATCAAGGACTGTTCTTTCCTGAAGAGAGAACCTGGTTGTGAGCTGCAGTGTGCTGGGGGGGGGGGGCACCAAGGGAGTGATTGACTGTGGAAAAGAATGACGGCAAGGACTGAACCCTGGACCTCCAGTTGTAAGGGATGTGATCACACCACACCCAGAGCAGACTGCGCAGTTCTGACCCCAAGTCTAGAGGACCCTTAGGCAAGGAACTTCCGTGTGTACGGGGATCACCCGAACGTGGTGCTGAGATCCAGGAAGCCTGGAGTCGAGCTACAGATTCTGTATTTATGACAAGGCTGGAGCTCATGTTGCTGGTCTCCAGATTACGTTTGGAGTATCAAGAATAGCAGGATCCCACATGTCTGAGCATCAGCCTCACCTCTAGGGCTTGTTATATAAACGATTCCTTGGTCGTATGCATAATACTCTGAGACAGGGGTTCTGGGGAGTGGCCTGAGTATTTTCTAAGCCCCACCAGCAATCCTGTTGCTCGGCCAGATTGGGAACCACTGAGATCAGAGAGTGcccagggtgggtgggtggagttGGTTTTCAAACCTGTTTAAAAGAGGATTTTTCTCACAGTAAGAAAAGGGAGGATGTATATCATCAGTTATGAGATGTGACATTCCCTGTTGTTCTCTCCACAGTGGGGTGGAGGCCAGGTAGAGAATTCAGGATGTGGCTCTCGCACAAGGAACACCTGTGAATGCTGCTCTCTGACACCCACCCACAGACTCATTTCCCACTCACTTCTTGGAGCAAACTATGGAAAACAGATTTCTGTAATGTACACATAAAGTCGTATATCTGGTATTGGGGGCTAGTTTTATTGTGGAGATGGCCACAGAAGCAGGCTGGAACCTACACATCCAGGAACAGAATCCACAGCCCCCCCTGGATCAGGCCCCTCCTAGGAACAACTGCCCCTGCTGCTGAGCACAGACGCCACTGCTCACACCTCTGACACCTGGTGCTGGACACTGGACCCTGAGGCCAGGGGAGACGTCACTGCTGCACCTGGAAACTGGACATCACTACTGTCACTCagccatctttactaaaatgtGTTCTGCACAGTCCCAGCCTCTCTGTCACCTCATTCTGGCTCCGAGGCTGGCagtgatataggagttaagaagaaattatttagacaGGTAGTGAGGGTACGGAAgacttttaatgaaaagcaggctccaaattattttcttttctaacaaggTGCAGCCTGTAATATCAAGCATCAGACATAGACAAgtaagctggaagcttgcacgggtgaatgccGGCAGCTGTGCGAATAGGAATAGGACACCTGGGACTGGGCATGTTCACAATGGcaactccatcttcccttctctttgccaggCACGTTTACAGTAAGGAGCAGAAGACATGGTGCCGGCCAAGTGGAAAGCCCATTTGCATAATAGGATGAGGGTGGGGTGAACAGCCTTCCACTGGCACTATGTAAATATCACACCTGGTCCAAACAACCTGTGGGCCCTACATAAATCAGACACCATCTCCTCAAGCCTGCCTGTAAAATCCGATGCACTCCCACTCCAGGCCAGAATTCCCTTTTGGGTGCCCCTCTCTCTCACAAGAAGACAGCTGTtcccctttgtctttcttttgcctattaaatgCTTTGCTCCTAAACTCACTCCTCGTGTGTCAGTGTCCTTAATCTTCTTGGCGTGAGATGACACACCCTTAGTATTTACCTAGGACAATGACACCTCTTCAGCAGGTGGTCATCGGACTGGTGGAGCTTAAGACGCATGTCCATGATCAACTGCAGGGTGACTGGAGTGTTGTCCTCTTCCAAGGAGGGAGGTGGTGTCTGTCTTCTCTCAACATCTTTCATgttgtaaacaaaaaaaaaacatcaaagcCACCCCCTCCTAACCATCTCAATTGACACCCTCAGCCACGGTGCTCAAAAGTTAACCTGAAAGACTGAGGCCACTATGGGAAGCAGGTGTTGAACATGCCTCATTATGCCGTCTTCTCTTttgaaattcaggaaaagctgaccAGCATTTACCACCAACAGAGACCTTCAATCTGatcagaaacatttacaatctattctctctgaagcctggcACCTGGAGGCGTCATCTGCGTGAGAAAATTTTGGACTCCACAACCTCTTATCATAACCCAGATGTTCCTTTCTGTTGATAGTaactcaaccaattgccaatcagaaaaattaaaaatctaattataaCCCAGAAGCACTACCCCGCAACCCTTGCTTACTTCAAATTGTCCCAACTTTCTGGATTGAAACAACGTATAGCTTATTGATGTCTCATAtgttcctaaaatgtataaaaccaacctAAGCCCCAACCACCttgagcacatgttctcagggtcTCCTGAGGACTGCATCATGGGCTGTGGTCCCTCATTTTTGGCTCAAAATTAATCTCTTCAAATATGTTAccgagtttgactcttttcattgacagtGTGGAATTCTGGTGTAGTAAGAGGGTTCAAGTGCTGGATGTGAGGGGTGGGAAAAAGTGACAAATTTTAATTCTTGGAGCAGTGATCCAGGAAGAGAACTTTATCTGGTACCTGGTAGGCACGCAGAGTGGCTGAATGAACCAAGACTAATAAATAACATATCCCTTGAGGATAGATTATTACATCAAGTTTTTGTCTATCCCAGTTTATAGTCTAGATTATTGGAGTGGCATTGTGTGATGATGAAATGATTATTCAAACATCTTTCCTCAGCATTGTCTCTTACTAGGATTAAAACACCCAGGTTTGTAAGACCTCAGAGGTTCTGGGTCCACACcaatgttttatattaatatctgtattttcttATATGTGGAAATATTTCTGGGGAGAGAATCTCTaacatttattagtttttatgtGACACCCTCAAAGGCCTAAAAAATCCTAACTTCTAGGTTAGAGGTGGGACCATTCCACGTCTGGACAATGAACAGCTGGTAGTAACCTGTGTTTAATAGATTAGGGAGTGAAGTAAAtgcttacattttgtttatcttttcctctGGGACCAAAAAGATAGAGGTGTGCTTGCTTACTCTTACTCTAAGTTTCTCTCTGTGGGATGGTGATGGGGTTTTCCTCCACCCAAATTTCTGATTCTCCAACAGCAGCTGGGAGTCCTAGAGTTTGACTCTATTCTGATACTAACTACCTGGAGTTCACCTCGGGCTCCACAGGTTTAAGGGCTCAATCCCACAAGTCTGTCCTCACTTCAGATGCAAGTCCCAAGTATCGGGTCCCAGGTTACCTGCACTTCTGTCTATCATGGCTGCAAAGTCAGGGGTCTCTCACCTCCCAAGGACTGATAATTCTTAAATTAACTCAAAGAACTCAGGACGTTGCTATAGTCACGTAAACCAAAAAAcctctgagacaggtctcagtcagtTTAGAAGTTGATTTTGCCGAGCTGAAGATGCACCTTGGAAACAGAGACATAAATCATTGTAGCATCTGTGGCCCGTGCTTTTTCCTAACAGGGTTTGAGGACTGCAATATTTATAGGGGAAAGAGCAGccaggagaggaaaaaaacagtCAACTATGCATTCATCTCGTGCTCagtaaatctgcattttacataagataaagtaaACCTTGGGAAGAAAAGTCACCTGGTGGGTGAAGGGATGATGTCTAGTCTTGTCTTTGTCCTGgacctgtgaagataagctgttAATTTACACTGTCAGGGGGAAATTCAACAAAACTCCATTTTAGAGTAAAGATGTTGGGGCCCACAAGGAATTATCTTGTGAGCAGTTTGTGAGGGAGGCCACCTGGGGAATAATGGGGTCTTCTATCTTTGCAGTTATTTGTATAGGAACAAAAGAAAGGCAGTTTTGCCATCACTCAGTCTCCAaacttaacttttccctttggtaTAGTGAATTTGGAGTCCTGaaattttactttcctttcacaCTCAGTATtgcagttcttttatttttatagcttaaATCCCCACCTTTTTGGCACCTGAGACCGGTTTCacggaagacagtttttccatggagcAGTGGAGGTGGCGGAAGGCAGAGGGAAATGGTTTTGGATGAAACTGTTGCACCTCAGATGATCAGGCATTAGTCtttcataaggagcatgcaacctagatctctTGCATGCAGAGCTCACAATAGGGCTcttgcttctatgagaatctaattccgccactgatctgacaggaggcagaactcTGGTGGTCATGCTCATGCTCTCTCACTCACTgatcacctcctgctgtgcgatCTGGTTCCTACCAGGCCAGAAACTTGTACCAGTCCACAGCCCGGGGGTTAGGGACCCCTGGTTTAAATTATGCCACTATAgcagaacacctgagactggataacttataacaaacagaaatttgtttcattCATGGTGTGGAGGATGGGAATTCCCAAATCAAGGGACTGTATCTGGTAGAAAACAAAAGGACAAGAGAGGGTGAGTGGTAGGGGGAAAAGGAAGTCAAACTCACAGGCTCAGGTCCTTTTATGATGAGTCTTAATGCATTAATGAAGGCAGAGCTCTGATGgtccaatcacctctcaaaggtcccatttcttaaaaatgttgcATTCGGGAAGAAATATCCAACAGATACTTTTTTGGggaaacattcaaaccacagcagttataaaggatacaaatgagCAACCAGATGAAGAGGTGCACAGGGTGAGGTCTGGAAGGGCTCTGAGCACAGGAGCCTCTGTCCCCATGGAGATGGAgttcaccaccctcccagcacatggacacatggatGTGCTCACCAACTGGGAAGTTCTCCGAAACCCAATCTCTAGAGGTTTCTATGTAAATTTCATTGTGTAGGCAAGATTAATTAAATCACTGGCCATTGTGTGACTGAACTCAACCTCgagcctctctttccttcccagacTTTAGGGATGGGGCTAAAAGTTCCAATCCTCTAATCACAGCTTCATGTTTCTGGCAACCAGCTCCCATTCTGAAGCTATCTAGGAACCCCTCACCCTATAGTCATCTCATTGCCATATTGAAGTCATGTTTATCACTGAGGAGACTGCAAATGTTCTAGAACCCAGTTGTCAGGAAACAGGGACAAAGACCACATATTTTTATTGGACGACAGATCGCACCCTGGTTTTGACCACATTATCTCttcttataatatttattattttattttagagttaatctcttgctctgttgcccagggtagaatgcagtggcacaatcatagctcactgtaacctcaaattcctggactcaagtgatccttctgcctcggcctcctgagcagatagcattacaggtgcacaccaccatgcccaactaatttttaaatgttttataggaatgggtctcactattttgcagaggctggtctcaaatcctgacCTTAAACGATGTTCCTACCATTGCCTCCCAAACTGATGgaattacaagcttgagccactgtgtctggccaatcACAGATCTCCTATACCAGAAGAATCATAACAGTGAAAAGATCCTGGTACATTACCAGAATCCTCTTTGGTCATTAACAATTATCCCAGTGCAGTCCAAAAATAGGAATAGTCTCAGCAACACATGGCTGCACGCTTTCAGGCATCTGGTGAAATCGAGCTAAGAGACAATACTCTTTCTTACTTATACCTCTTTCGAGTAGTTCATGTAACATTGGATTTTCCTCATTACATAAcccatgtgttcattcatttaccctcagctactatttctttttctcttcatttatacTAAACATTTACAATTTCGGAAGGAACACTAGGTTCTGCTGCTGTTCTGGCTTGGACTGCAGGGACCAATACTGTTCTAGCAATTGTCTCACATCATCCATTTCAGTTCATAGAGGGTAGGGTTATGCAGGTAGAGAACTGGGTGGCTATCTGACCCCAGGCAATACAGCTGCATTCAGTGTTAGTCCCAActttgccaggtgcagtgaaGGCACAACCTACTTCTCCAGGCCTTTAGGAATTATTACATAAaggacataaaatatatttaccgTTTCTTGCTTAGGAATAATTcctgtttctggactctatttCCATCCCTAGTCCTGGGACCACTGCATCAGGGATGAGAAAAGCAAGTTGAGGTGAATTACAGTCATCATTCCAGTGTCCTCCCACCATGGGAAGGAATATATGTAGATCACACCAGCACCTTCCCCTGATCCACCAGGAAAAGAGAGGATACTGTCATGTCAAGTGTGAGCACACTCATGAAGGTGTACAAGCCCAATCTTTATGCTTGTTTCCCCTTTCTCTTGGGGAGACAAGCCCCTTGTTCTCTTGCTTTATACACCTAGTGTTTCAGTTGACTATTTTAATTCTCTATGGAACTCTCCCTTTGAGGAGGACATCACTCTGACTATTGTTGGACATTTTGAGCAAGTGCCTTTTCTGGTGTAAAGAAATGTCAATCAGTGTTCCACATGGTTGCTGTATCTCCCATTCAAGTTCTTTTGTAGCACTCCTACCATGTGCATCTGAGATAAAGGAGGGACCTCTTTTAGAAGCCTACCAGGGCCTCCcaacatggaaataaaggaaaacctTCAGTTTCTTCAAGAGAAATTCCAGGCACCTTGCCAGCCCTAAAAAGTAAGTGAGTGACTTTATAAGTAAGAAGGTAGtgatagcttaaaacaatagccaaggaagttagAGTCACAAGATGTTTGAATCTCTATACAAACTGACAATAATATCTTAATatatgtccctgagttgtttttcagaaacatgGAATCCCACCTAATAAATCCACTGACAAGGAGACCTCAGAtaaggggaaactgaggactgaactctgacccccattctttgttctaaattttttCCTGAGGGGCCTGGAGAGAGTCAAGCCCACAGGCCAGGCCTGAACATTCCTCTCTACTGCCCCCAACTATGTAAGGAAGCTTTGCTTCTTTATCTATCACAAATCAGAGAGTCTTTAAATCTACCTAAGACCTGTAAGCTCCCTCATCAGGATATTCCGACTTTTAaggccaaaccaatgtataaTTTCCATGCACAGTTTTATGATGTCTGTAACTCTGCTTTCCTAATTAGTCctgcctttaaaaacctttgCTTGTAACCCATCAAGGAGGTTGGGTCTTAAGTGTGAGTTGCCTGATTCTCCTTGCTTGGCGCCCTACATAAAAATGCCCTCCTTTCTCCCACAACAAAATCTCAGTGTGGATGTTTGCCTTTACTGCACCAGGTGAGTGGACCCCATTCAGTTTGGTAGCACACCTACCACTAGTTGAACAAGTTCCACTCCATGGTAAGTATCTATTCTTGCGAAGACCCATTTGCTGCCTCTTGGGGCTAAAGGTAACAGTCTCACTTGCCAGCTATGTATTTTCAAGGCCTTCCCGTAAGATAATCTGCCATCTAGCCATATGCTGtctctgtctttttgttgttgttaaagaaaACACTTCTTATGGGTATTTTGTGGCTGTGAAGTGGGGAATGCAAGAGGAATATGTCTTGATGCCACCTCTCTCTGCATTGCTACAGCCCCTAGTGTCTACTTATTTCATGGACCCAGGTGAATTAAGTAGAATTAAATCCACAAGCAAacatgtggatttatttttttttagatgtggtCTTGATATGTTTCCTTGGCTAGGATCaaatgttgctcaggctaaacTCTACCctctggactcaagctatccttctgcctcaaccacTCTCACAGCTGGAATTACACGTGCACCTGGCAAACCCTTGGATGTAAATGCTTGTTGACTGCAATCACCTTCCAAACCTGGAAGGGAGTTATTCTGAGCGGCATTGAACAGCActgaggggatggtgctaa from Macaca fascicularis isolate 582-1 chromosome 4, T2T-MFA8v1.1 includes these protein-coding regions:
- the LOC102116527 gene encoding patr class I histocompatibility antigen, B-2 alpha chain-like isoform X3, whose protein sequence is MAPRTVLLLLSGALALTETWAGSHSLRYFSTAVSRPGRGEPRFISVGYVDDTQFLRFDSDAASPRMEPRAPWAEQEGPEYWEEQTGLAKDITQSFRVGLGNLRGYYNQSEAGSHTLQWMFGCDLGPDGRLLRGYHQFAYDGKDYIALNGDLRSWTAADTAAQITQRKWEAAREAEQMRAYLEGTCLEWLRRHLENGKETLQRADPPKTHVTHHPVSDHEATLRCWALGFYPAEITLTWQRDGEDQTQDTELVETRPVGDGTFQKWAAVVVPSEEQRYTCHVQHKGLPEPLTLRWEPSSQSTIPIVGIVAGLAVLAVVVTGAVVAAVMWRRKSSVGWRPGREFRMWLSHKEHL
- the LOC102116527 gene encoding patr class I histocompatibility antigen, B-2 alpha chain-like isoform X5; the protein is MAPRTVLLLLSGALALTETWAGSHSLRYFSTAVSRPGRGEPRFISVGYVDDTQFLRFDSDAASPRMEPRAPWAEQEGPEYWEEQTGLAKDITQSFRVGLGNLRGYYNQSEAGSHTLQWMFGCDLGPDGRLLRGYHQFAYDGKDYIALNGDLRSWTAADTAAQITQRKWEAAREAEQMRAYLEGTCLEWLRRHLENGKETLQRADPPKTHVTHHPVSDHEATLRCWALGFYPAEITLTWQRDGEDQTQDTELVETRPVGDGTFQKWAAVVVPSEEQRYTCHVQHKGLPEPLTLRWEPSSQSTIPIVGIVAGLAVLAVVVTGAVVAAVMWRRKSSA
- the LOC102116527 gene encoding patr class I histocompatibility antigen, B-2 alpha chain-like isoform X1; its protein translation is MAPRTVLLLLSGALALTETWAGSHSLRYFSTAVSRPGRGEPRFISVGYVDDTQFLRFDSDAASPRMEPRAPWAEQEGPEYWEEQTGLAKDITQSFRVGLGNLRGYYNQSEAGSHTLQWMFGCDLGPDGRLLRGYHQFAYDGKDYIALNGDLRSWTAADTAAQITQRKWEAAREAEQMRAYLEGTCLEWLRRHLENGKETLQRADPPKTHVTHHPVSDHEATLRCWALGFYPAEITLTWQRDGEDQTQDTELVETRPVGDGTFQKWAAVVVPSEEQRYTCHVQHKGLPEPLTLRWEPSSQSTIPIVGIVAGLAVLAVVVTGAVVAAVMWRRKSSGGRGGSYSLLTCRSYTSPACKWWGWECGEPHPSRNSSCPTSPVGSDKVLFLFYPSQRQCPGL
- the LOC102116527 gene encoding patr class I histocompatibility antigen, B-2 alpha chain-like isoform X4; the protein is MAPRTVLLLLSGALALTETWAGSHSLRYFSTAVSRPGRGEPRFISVGYVDDTQFLRFDSDAASPRMEPRAPWAEQEGPEYWEEQTGLAKDITQSFRVGLGNLRGYYNQSEAGSHTLQWMFGCDLGPDGRLLRGYHQFAYDGKDYIALNGDLRSWTAADTAAQITQRKWEAAREAEQMRAYLEGTCLEWLRRHLENGKETLQRADPPKTHVTHHPVSDHEATLRCWALGFYPAEITLTWQRDGEDQTQDTELVETRPVGDGTFQKWAAVVVPSEEQRYTCHVQHKGLPEPLTLRWEPSSQSTIPIVGIVAGLAVLAVVVTGAVVAAVMWRRKSSVIVLETSLGFKTRRFL
- the LOC102116527 gene encoding patr class I histocompatibility antigen, B-2 alpha chain-like isoform X2 — its product is MAPRTVLLLLSGALALTETWAGSHSLRYFSTAVSRPGRGEPRFISVGYVDDTQFLRFDSDAASPRMEPRAPWAEQEGPEYWEEQTGLAKDITQSFRVGLGNLRGYYNQSEAGSHTLQWMFGCDLGPDGRLLRGYHQFAYDGKDYIALNGDLRSWTAADTAAQITQRKWEAAREAEQMRAYLEGTCLEWLRRHLENGKETLQRADPPKTHVTHHPVSDHEATLRCWALGFYPAEITLTWQRDGEDQTQDTELVETRPVGDGTFQKWAAVVVPSEEQRYTCHVQHKGLPEPLTLRWEPSSQSTIPIVGIVAGLAVLAVVVTGAVVAAVMWRRKSSGHFLATGGRGGSYSLLTCRSYTSPAS